In Balaenoptera musculus isolate JJ_BM4_2016_0621 chromosome 19, mBalMus1.pri.v3, whole genome shotgun sequence, one genomic interval encodes:
- the KLK1 gene encoding kallikrein-1, with the protein MCFPVLCLALSLAGTGAVPLIQSRIIGGHECKKHSQPWQVALYRFSSFQCGGVLVDPQWVLTAAHCRSDNYQLWLGRHNLFEDEDTAQFAHVSKDFPHPNFDLSLLKNDTLPPGEDYSHDLMLLRLEEPVQITEDVQVLELPTEEPQLESTCYASGWGSIEPDKFTYPDDLQCVDLTVLPNEMCASAHPQKVTEFMLCAGHLEGGKDTCVGDSGGPLICEGMFQGITSWGHIPCGAPNKPSVYTKVILYVDWIKKTMADNP; encoded by the exons ATGTGCTTCCCGGTTCTGTGCCTTGCCCTGTCCCTGGCAGGGACTG GTGCAGTGCCCCTTATCCAGTCCCGGATCATAGGAGGCCACGAGTGTAAGAAGCATTCCCAGCCCTGGCAGGTGGCTCTGTACCGTTTCAGCAGCTTCCAGTGTGGCGGTGTCCTGGTGGACCCCCAGTGGGTGCTCACAGCTGCTCACTGCAGGAGTGA CAATTACCAGCTCTGGCTGGGTCGCCACAACCTGTTTGAGGACGAAGACACAGCCCAGTTTGCCCATGTCAGTAAGGACTTTCCACACCCCAATTTCGACCTGAGCCTCCTGAAGAACGACACCCTCCCCCCAGGGGAGGACTACAGCCATGACCTCATGCTGCTCCGCCTGGAGGAGCCCGTCCAGATCACAGAGGACGTGCAGGTCCTGGAGCTGCCCACCGAGGAACCCCAGCTGGAGAGCACCTGCTATGCCTCTGGCTGGGGCAGCATCGAACCAGATAAGT TCACTTACCCAGATGACCTCCAGTGTGTGGACCTTACTGTCCTGCCCAATGAGATGTGTGCCAGTGCCCACCCCCAGAAGGTGACAGAGTTCATGCTGTGTGCTGGACACCTGGAGGGCGGCAAGGACACCTGCGTG GGTGACTCAGGGGGCCCGCTGATCTGCGAGGGTATGTTTCAGGGAATCACGTCATGGGGCCACATCCCGTGTGGTGCCCCCAATAAGCCCTCCGTCTACACCAAAGTGATTTTGTATGTGGATTGGATCAAGAAGACCATGGCTGACAACCCCTGA
- the KLK15 gene encoding kallikrein-15 yields the protein MASQVRLGDRDFILGVPGVCESCEWKRDLQSPGPSFATWLLLTFSFLLTCAGEDDSDKVLRGDKCEPHSQPWQVALFEHGRCNCGGSLISPRWVLSAAHCQSRSARYEAQSHRHDIPLLRLTRPARVSTKVPRVPLPTRCPQPSEACVVSGWGLVSDNKPGATGSPVSQVRLPDTLHWANISIIWTTSCNKDYAGRLVNTTVCAGVEGRGTDSREGDFGGPLVCGDVLQGIVSWGDVPCDTTTKPSVYTKVCSYLEWIKETMKRN from the exons ATGGCCTCGCAAGTGAGGCTGGGGGACCGGGACTTTATCCTGGGGGTGCCAGGGGTCTGCGAGAGCTGTGAGTGGAAAAGGGACCTG CAGAGCCCTGGTCCCTCCTTCGCAACGTGGCTTCTCCTCACCTTCTCCTTCCTGCTGACATGTGCAGGTGAG GACGACAGTGACAAGGTGCTGAGGGGTGATAAGTGTGAGCCCCACTCCCAGCCATGGCAGGTGGCCCTCTTCGAGCATGGACGCTGTAACTGCGGTGGTTCCCTCATCTCCCCGCGCTGGGTGCTCTCTGCAGCCCATTGCCAATCTCG CTCC GCGCGTTACGAAGCGCAGAGCCACCGTCATGATATCCCGTTACTGCGTCTAACCCGGCCCGCGCGCGTCTCTACTAAAGTGCCCCGGGTCCCGCTGCCCACgcgctgcccccagcccagcgAAGCCTGTGTGGTGTCTGGCTGGGGCTTGGTGTCCGACAACAAGCCTGGGGCCACAGGGAGCCCCGTGTCACAAG TGAGACTCCCAGATACATTGCATTGGGCCAACATCAGCATTATCTGGACCACATCTTGTAACAAGGACTATGCAGGGCGCCTGGTGAACACCACGGTGTGTGCGGGCGTGGAGGGCAGAGGCACGGACTCCCGTGAG GGTGACTTCGGGGGACCCCTGGTCTGTGGGGATGTCCTGCAGGGCATTGTGTCCTGGGGTGATGTCCCCTGCGACACAACCACCAAGCCCAGTGTCTATACCAAGGTCTGCAGCTACTTGGAGTGGATCAAGGAAACCATGAAGAGGAACTGA